CTTCCCTCGCGTTTTCAATTACGTGGGCGGCATCTTTCAAGGAAAGCTCGCTCATCCGCATGCAGCCTAACGATATTTCTCCAACTTCCAAACCGCTTGTTCCAAGTTTCATTTGTTTCATCGAATCCCTCTTTCTTATAGATTTTATTTCAAATCATACCGGCCAACAGGCACAAGATACACCGCCAAGAACCGTTCGGGAATCATTTTTACATTGATTTCATCGTCTTTAAATCCCCCTACCGGCGCAATTGCGAGTTCTTGGGCTTGTGCGACAAGCATCATATTTTGTACGATATGCCCCGCTTCCAACAAGCAAAACCGATACCCGCGCTCACCATAATGCTTTCCAGCATATTGTAAATCCGCAGCGATGATCAAACAAAAGTTACAATCGATGTCTGTCTGTACAAATGCGTTTTCGATCTCATTATGTTCATTGATCCATGTTAATGCATGTTCGCTTGCAACGTACCGGTACAATCCCGATCGGACCTTATCGACTTGTTTGATCACAACAAATATATCATTGGGATATAAAGCACCCGCAGACGGATACATTCTTCGCCCATCTTCGGTTACCCCGGCGGACCATTTTAAGAATGTGCCTAACGTGTCCAGATTTACCCTGCTGCCTTTAATAATCGTTTTTGATGTTTTTCTATTAAGTACGGTACGTGAAATTTCATTTTCCAACCGTTGAAAAGGCAAGAAAATGTTCCTATCCGATGCGGCATAGCGCGTGTTTGTGCCTGGCGTTTTTGGTGTGTATGGATGACTTACCGGCGGCCAGCTTGACGATTCGTGATACTTATTGAAAATCATTCATTATAACCTCGAAACAACGCATGCCCGGCTTTAGACCAAACGACGTCTACGCCGTGCTGCAAAAACAGATCCGTATCCGTTTTAATCCACGTCTTTTCCATTGGTTCACTGACCTTCCTTACAAAAAATTCGTGGTCTTTCCATAAGCCTTGGCAAATATTTTTTAACATAAGGATCACAATCTCGAGGCAGGAGGTTACGAATGGGTATCCCGATTACCGGTTTTTTGTTTTGCGCTGACGAAGGAAGCCTAAGCCCTAACGATGAACATTCCCACACGCTTTACGTCACAACGTGGGACGGCCGTCAAGTCCATGCCCACGAAATGGCAGGATTTACGTCCTTTGATGCTGGTCACCAACACCAATACCGGGCAAGGACTGAAACTGCGCCGAGCGGCGTGCCGCACAATCACCGTTACTATACGATTACTTCCATCAACGACGGACATGAACATCAAATCCAAGGTGTGACGGGACCCGCAATTCCGCTGCAAGGCGGCGGCCATTATCACGAGTTCCGCGGCGTGACGACGATAAGCGGAGCCAATCCGCATCGCCATTCCTACAGCGGCCGCACCGGAAATGAAATTCGCTAACAATCATCCCAAGATTCCATCGAATAACAATCACGATGTTGCAGAAGTTCGAACCTTTGAAGGGTTATAAGACACCTCGACGCTCACAGCGATGAGGTGTTTTCTCTATTCCGATTGCCGAATGGATTCATGAGGCGGGTCGAACAAGTTTTCCTCTGAGCTGCGCACTTGGACGAAACGTGCTTGATTCCCGAACCAATGCAGCGTTTGATTGTGATGCTTCACAATTTCTTCTCCTTTTAATACGGGCGAATCGGTTGTGGAATGCCCGTCACTCACTAAGGTCACATCAAAGCCATGGTCGGTCGCGGAACGAACAGCAGAATCTATGCAATATTCCGTTTGACAACCCATGATGATGACGTGTTCCACTTCGTGTTCTTTCAAATGACCGAGCAGCGGCGTTTCATGGAAAGCATTGTTCGCGCTTTTATTGAAGATTGGCGCAGATTCCGGGACGCGGATCGCCTCATGCACTTGAAAACCTGCCCCTTCACCGCCGGCGACAGAAACATCCCGGATGAAAACAATCGGAATGTCAGCGGCCAAAGACTGATCAATGACGGCATTGATCGTGTTTAGTAATTGTTCTTTCTCGACAACCGCTGGTCCTTCTTCACTGGCTTCAATAATCGCTTGCTGTGCATCAATGACAAGCAGAGCATGTTTTTTCACGCTTCATTTTCCTCTCTCAAGACCATTTTTTATATTAATGAAAGCGGCGGACCGCGCACAACTCGCGCTCGTAGATCGTCCCTTCAAGCGCAATCGATTCGATCGCTTTTCCCGTATGCGGGGCATGAAGCATCTTGCTTTCTCCAGCATAAAACCCGACATGATGGACCGAACCTTCACCTTCCTGATCGGCAAAGTAAAGCAAGTCACCGGGTGCGGCGGCTGTCAGAGCAATTTTTTTACCTTCGCGCGCTTGATCACTCGCATCCCGAGGAATCGTATACCCGTGCACACGTAGAATCGTATAGCAAAACCCTGAACAATCAAAACCGAAACCCGACATGCCGCCCCATAAATACGGAAGTCCGACAAAAGAACACGCTTCTGCGATGAAATCTTCGCCGGTCGTCGGCATCGGCTGGTCATTCACGATCTTCACATCCGTCTTTTGCAGCCAGAGCGATCCGTGCGGAGTATCTACTTGAACCCAACGCCCCTCGCTTCTTAAATAAGGCAGCCGCGTCGCATAACTTACCAGCATGAACGGAAACTTCTGTTCGTTATATAAAATGGCCGCCGAAACCGTCACTGAGGCAAAAATCTTCTCTTTGCGGTTGGACGGTTTTGCTGACAGCTGTTCAAGCGGCATCCAAGCTGGATATCCTCGCGAATCTTTGGACGACGGCTGGTCAGGCACGGCCACTTTCACCCAATCGCCTTGCTCCTCCAGCAGTTTCACTGTCTGTCCATACAGCACTTGCGATTGCACGAGATTTCGACCGCTCAATTCGCGCCGATCTTCGACCGTCA
This is a stretch of genomic DNA from Bacillales bacterium. It encodes these proteins:
- a CDS encoding C40 family peptidase; this encodes MSSECLVNVNVATLWTTPESPREMDRAMLSSPARPMDWLNGMTVEDRRELSGRNLVQSQVLYGQTVKLLEEQGDWVKVAVPDQPSSKDSRGYPAWMPLEQLSAKPSNRKEKIFASVTVSAAILYNEQKFPFMLVSYATRLPYLRSEGRWVQVDTPHGSLWLQKTDVKIVNDQPMPTTGEDFIAEACSFVGLPYLWGGMSGFGFDCSGFCYTILRVHGYTIPRDASDQAREGKKIALTAAAPGDLLYFADQEGEGSVHHVGFYAGESKMLHAPHTGKAIESIALEGTIYERELCAVRRFH
- a CDS encoding cysteine hydrolase family protein — encoded protein: MKKHALLVIDAQQAIIEASEEGPAVVEKEQLLNTINAVIDQSLAADIPIVFIRDVSVAGGEGAGFQVHEAIRVPESAPIFNKSANNAFHETPLLGHLKEHEVEHVIIMGCQTEYCIDSAVRSATDHGFDVTLVSDGHSTTDSPVLKGEEIVKHHNQTLHWFGNQARFVQVRSSEENLFDPPHESIRQSE
- a CDS encoding YmaF family protein, giving the protein MGIPITGFLFCADEGSLSPNDEHSHTLYVTTWDGRQVHAHEMAGFTSFDAGHQHQYRARTETAPSGVPHNHRYYTITSINDGHEHQIQGVTGPAIPLQGGGHYHEFRGVTTISGANPHRHSYSGRTGNEIR
- a CDS encoding SagB family peptide dehydrogenase; this translates as MIFNKYHESSSWPPVSHPYTPKTPGTNTRYAASDRNIFLPFQRLENEISRTVLNRKTSKTIIKGSRVNLDTLGTFLKWSAGVTEDGRRMYPSAGALYPNDIFVVIKQVDKVRSGLYRYVASEHALTWINEHNEIENAFVQTDIDCNFCLIIAADLQYAGKHYGERGYRFCLLEAGHIVQNMMLVAQAQELAIAPVGGFKDDEINVKMIPERFLAVYLVPVGRYDLK